GCCGGCTCGCTTACACTCGAACGGGAATCAGGAACGGCGGCTGAGCATGGCGCCGAGCGCCAGCCCGATCCCGAAACTGCCATAGACGACGGCCAGCGACGGCCGCGACAAGTGGGTCTCGTAGCCGGGCTGGAGGCGTTTGGGCGTCAACTGGTAATCGACGAAGCAGGCCACGGCCGACGCGGCGGCGGCCACGCCGAGCGTCACGGCGGGCTCCTTGCGGTCGAGCAGGCGGCCGCACAGGCGCTCGAACAGCACCGACCAGAACATCGCGCTGCCGTGGTGGATCAGATAGCCGGGCACCGTGTGGCGCAGGGTCGGGGTGTCTTCGCGCAACGCTTCGTCGCCGTAAATCCAGTGGCTGACCGCGTTGGTGGGCGCGTAGGCACTGCCGGCCTCGCGCCTACCAAGCAGGGCCAGCGCCGCGGTCGACAGCAGGCTGGAGGTGGCGCCGCCGACGAGGCCGCGCCTGAATGCCGTGTTCCATGATTCCATGACGTCCTCCGGGTACGATGCGGTATCGAAGAAAGGAAAAGCATGCGGATCCTGCTCACGGGAGCAACCGGATTCATCGGGCAACACCTGCTGCATACGCTGCTGGCGGAAGGCCACGACGTCGTGTGCGCGGTGCGGCATCCGGAACGCCGCGGCGCTCTGCCGGATCACCCGCGCCTGACCGCCATCCACGCCGACTTCGCCAACGATACCGACAAATCCACCTGGCTGGCGCGCCTTAGCGGCGTGGAAGCCGTGGTCAACACCGTCGGCATCTTCCGCGAGCGCGGCGCCCAGACGTTCGAGAACCTGCACACGCGCACCCCGCGCGCCCTGTTCGCGGCCTGCGCCGAATCGGACGACGTGCACATGGTCGTGCAACTGTCCGCGCTGGGCGCCGACGCGCAGGCCGACACGGCGTACCACCTGTCGAAAAAGGCCGCCGACGACTATCTGGCCACGCTGCCGATCCGCGCCGTCATCGTGCAGCCGTCGCTCGTGTACGGCCCGGACGGCGCCAGCGCGCGCGTGTTCAAGGCGATGGCGTCGCTGCCGTTCGCAGTGCGCCTGGGAAATTCTCCGCAGCTGGTGCAGCCGATCCACGTCGACGACGTCGTCGCCGCCATCGCAACCCTGCTGCGCCAGCGGCTGTATGCGGTCAAGGCCGACGGCGGGACCGTGCGCCGCGTCGCCCTCGTCGGTCCCCAGGCGCTGCCGTTCATCGACTATCTTGCCGCCTTGCGCCGCGCGCTGGGCATGAACGGGCTGCGCGTGCTGCCGCTGCCGGGATTTGTCGCGCGGCTGCTCGCGCGCGTGGGCGGCTGGCTGCCCGGCGCCCTGCTCGACCAAGATGCGCTGCGCATGCTCGATCGCGGCAACACGGCCGATCCCGGCCCCACGCTGCGCCTGCTGGGACGCCCGCCGCGTTCCATCGCCTCGTTCGTCGCCGATCCGGGCGCCGAGCGGGCGCGCGCCAAGCTGGACTGGCTGCTGCCGGTGCTGCGGCTGGCCATCGCCGTCGTCTGGATCGCCACCGCCATCGTCTCGGCCTTCATCTATCCGGCCGCCGACAGCTACGCGCTGCTGGCGCGCACCGGCATCCCGGAGCAACTGCGGCCACTGATGCTGTACGGCGCGGCGCTGTTCGATTTGCTGCTGGGCGCAGGCACGCTGTTCCTGCGCCGGCGCCGCTGGCTGTGGCTGACGCAACTCGCGCTGATCGGCTTTTATACGATCGTGATCGCGTTCCGGCTGCCCGAATTCCTGATCCACCCGTACGGCCCGCTGACCAAAAACCTGCCGATGCTGGCCGCGATCTGGCTGCTGTACGAACTCGAAAAAGAGGACACCTGATGGACTACGTCGTCGTGAAATGGCTGCACATCCTGTCGTCGACCTTTTTGTTCGGCACCGGCATCGGGTCGGCCTGGTACATGCTGTTCGCGAACGTGAGCCGCGACGTGCGCGCGATCGCCGTCGTCAGCCGCTACGTCGTGATCGCGGACTGGCTGTTCACGGCCACGACGGCCGTCGTCCAGCCGGCCACGGGGTTTTATATGGCGCACCTGGCCGGCTATCCGCTGCACAGCCGGTGGATCATGTGGTCCGTCATGCTGTACGTGCTGGCGGGCGCCTGCTGGCTGCCGGTGGTGTGGCTGCAGATGCGCCTGCGCGACCTGGCGGCCGACGCCGTGCGCGCCGGCACCGACCTGCCGCCGCTGTACTGGCGCTACTTCTTCACGTGGGTCGGACTGGGCGTGCCCGCGTTCATCGCGTTCGTCTTCATCTTCTGGTTCATGGTGGCCAAGCCGATTTAGAATGCCTTCTTCGCCGCGGAGGCACTACGTAAAGGCAGCATCATGATTCGTCTCGGTCTCGCTCTCCTGTTCGCATCCGGCGCCGCCTGCGCCGCACCCGCCTGGGTCGCGCGCAGCGACGCCTACACCCAGCCAGTATTGAAAGATACGGGTAAATACCAGCCCGAAGAATCCACGGAAGTGGGCGACGACAGCTTCGACACGCAGGTCGCCGACTTCAAGCCGCGTGTCTACGAGCGCGAACTGGCCGACACGGAAAAACGCCTGGCCGAGTTGCGCCGCGAACGCGCGCACGAGAAGGACGTGAAGGTGCGCCAGGACCTCGACATCCTGATCGACTCGCGCGAAAAAAAGATCGCCACGATGAAGCTGGAGCACCAGTACCTGCTCGACTACACCAACGTCGGCGAACTGGTATACGGCGGCCTGCGCGCCCTGCTCGACCCGCGCAACAAGCCCGAACGCCGGAAGCTGGCCCTGGTGCGCCTGAAGCGTTATGCGGGCAAGGAAAGCGGCTACACGCCGATCGCGACGCTCGCGCGCGCCCGCGGCGAGGAGCGCCTGGCCAACAAGGCGCTGATCGGCCCGTACCTGGGCGAAGTCGAGGAAGGCCTGAACAACAATGCCACCTACATGGACGGCATCGAAGACCTGTTCAGGAAAGCGAACATCACCGGCTGGGAAGCGGACTTCGCGGCCTTGAAGGCCCAGGTCAAGGATTACGACGACTGGGTTCGCAATCGCATCGTGCCGCGCACGCGCAAGGAAGTGCGCCTGCCCGAAGCGATCTACGTGAACCGCCTCGCCAACGTGGGCGTCGACATCGCGCCCGACCAGATGATCGAACGCGCCGGCTTCGACTTCCAGGAAGTGCGCGACGAGATGCAGGTCGTGGCGAACACGATCGCCGCGCGCAACCACCTGCCGTCGTCCGACTACCGCGACGTGATCCGCGAGCTGAAAAAATCGGCGATCGCGCCCGACCAGCTGCTGCCCTACTACCGCGAGCGCCTGAAAGACATCGAAGGCATGGTGCGTGCCCACGACCTCGTCACCCTGCCCGCGCGCGAAGCGAACATCCGCACGGCCACGCCGGCCGAAGCGGCCCGTTCGCCGGCGCCGTTCATGAACCCGCCGCGGATGATCGGCAACACGGGAGAATACGGCGAGTTCGTGATCCCGCTGTCGAATCCGAACGCGAAGTCGAAGGACAAGATGAACGACTTCGACTTCTCCGCCATGGCCTGGACCCTGACGGCGCACGAAGCGCGTCCGGGCCACGAGTTGCAGTTCGCCTCGATGGTGGAGCAAGGCATGTCGGTGGCGCGCGCCCGCTACGCCTTCAACAGCACGAACGTCGAGGGCTGGGGCCTGTATTCGGAAGCGATGATCCTGCCGTACATGCCGCCCGAAGGCCAGCTCGTGTCGCTGCAGGCGCGCCTGCTGCGCATGGCGCGCGCCCTGCTCGACCCGCAGGTCAATCTGGGCCGCATGACGCCGGAACAGGCGAAGACCTTCCTGATGCGGGAAGTCGTGCTGTCCGAACCGTTCGCGCAATCGGAAGTGGACCGTTATTCCTACCGCATGCCAGGCCAGGCGACCGCGTATTACTACGGCTACGTCAAACTGCGCGCGCTGAAGACGCAGGCCGAGATCGCGCTGGGCGAGCGCTTCAGCCTCAAGGCCTTCAACGACTTCATCATCGCCCAGGGCATCCTGCCGCCCGCGCTGATGAAACAGGCGGTGCTGGAGGAGTTCATTCCGGCGCAGCAGGGCAAGCCAAGCGGCACATGATCGTCGACCCCGCGACGGCGGGACCCATGCTGAGCAACCGGATTCGGTATGTCAGAAATACTGCAATATTCTTGGCATGCGACTTCGGCACTTCAGTATGGGAGAACAGCCCGGTGGCTGCTCCCGCTTCCGCGCGAACGACGTGATGGTACGACCCGTGCTCCCGGCGGTTTTTCATGGGTGCGCCGCATCACTGCGCGTTGCGGCGACAATGACGTCCCGCCCCGCGTGGGCGGCCGACCAACCGATGGAGGACAGCGATGCGGGCATACCAGATCTTACCCGGCGACGGCATCGACGGGCTGCAGTGCGTGGATTTTCCTCACCGTGAACTGGGCAATGGCGAAGTGCGCATCCGCGTGCACGCCGTCTCGCTGAACTACCGCGACCTGATGGTCGCCAGCGGCAACTACCTCGTCACCGTCGACGACCCCATCATCCCCTGCTCGGACGGTGCCGGCGAAGTCGTCGCGACCGGTCACGGCGTGACGCGCGTGCAGCCCGGCGACCGTGTCGCGGCGTCGTTCTTCCCGTACTGGCACGACGGCCCCACCGGTCCCGACAAGATCCGCCACGCGCTCGGCGGCGACATCGACGGCATGCTGGCGGAAGAAGTCGTGCTGGACGAGGACGCGCTGGTGAAAATCCCGCCCGGCATGAGCTTCGTCGACGCCGCGACGCTGCCCTGCGCCGGCGTGACGGCGTGGAATGCCATCTTCGAATCGAGCAATAACGTCCGCCCCGGCGACACCGTGCTGCTGCTCGGGACGGGCGGCGTCAGCATCCTCGGCCTGCAGCTGGCGCGCGCGGCGGGGCTGAGCACGATCGTCACGTCGTCCAGCGACACCAAGCTGCAGCGGGCCAGGGAGCTCGGCGCGCGCCACGTGATCAACTACCGCACGACGCCGGAATGGCAGGAAGAGGTGCTGCGCGCGACGGACGGCGCGGGCGCGCACGTGGTGCTGGAAGTGGGCGGCCAGGGCACCGTGAACCGCTCGATCGCGTCCGCCGCGATGGGCGGCAGCATCGCCGTCATCGGCGGCGTCAGCGGCTTCGGTGGTGAAGTCAATCCGGCGACCCTGCTGGCCGGCGCCAAGCGGCTGGTGGGCATCTTCGTCGGCAGCCGCGCGATGCTGGAAAAAGTGGTGCGCTTCGCCGACGCGACCGGGCTGCAGCCGGTCGTCGACCGCGTGTTCACGTTCGATCAGGCGCGCGAGGCGTACCGGTACATGGCGTCCGGATCGCATTTCGGGAAGGTCGTGATCGCGGTGGCGTGACGGTCAACGCCGCTGGACCGGTACCAGTTCGATCTCGAACAGCTTCGGCCACAGCTTGCCCGTGACGAATAAGCGATGCTGCTTCGGCTCGTAGGCGATGCCGTTCAGGACCGCATCCGGGTCCGTCGTCCCGCGCTGGTCCGGCGGCAGCAGGCCCGTGCAGTCGATCCAGCCGACGACGTTGCCCGTCTCCGGATCGATGCGCGCGATCACGTCCG
This genomic stretch from Massilia putida harbors:
- a CDS encoding SDR family oxidoreductase; its protein translation is MRILLTGATGFIGQHLLHTLLAEGHDVVCAVRHPERRGALPDHPRLTAIHADFANDTDKSTWLARLSGVEAVVNTVGIFRERGAQTFENLHTRTPRALFAACAESDDVHMVVQLSALGADAQADTAYHLSKKAADDYLATLPIRAVIVQPSLVYGPDGASARVFKAMASLPFAVRLGNSPQLVQPIHVDDVVAAIATLLRQRLYAVKADGGTVRRVALVGPQALPFIDYLAALRRALGMNGLRVLPLPGFVARLLARVGGWLPGALLDQDALRMLDRGNTADPGPTLRLLGRPPRSIASFVADPGAERARAKLDWLLPVLRLAIAVVWIATAIVSAFIYPAADSYALLARTGIPEQLRPLMLYGAALFDLLLGAGTLFLRRRRWLWLTQLALIGFYTIVIAFRLPEFLIHPYGPLTKNLPMLAAIWLLYELEKEDT
- a CDS encoding DUF2269 family protein, with translation MDYVVVKWLHILSSTFLFGTGIGSAWYMLFANVSRDVRAIAVVSRYVVIADWLFTATTAVVQPATGFYMAHLAGYPLHSRWIMWSVMLYVLAGACWLPVVWLQMRLRDLAADAVRAGTDLPPLYWRYFFTWVGLGVPAFIAFVFIFWFMVAKPI
- a CDS encoding DUF885 domain-containing protein codes for the protein MIRLGLALLFASGAACAAPAWVARSDAYTQPVLKDTGKYQPEESTEVGDDSFDTQVADFKPRVYERELADTEKRLAELRRERAHEKDVKVRQDLDILIDSREKKIATMKLEHQYLLDYTNVGELVYGGLRALLDPRNKPERRKLALVRLKRYAGKESGYTPIATLARARGEERLANKALIGPYLGEVEEGLNNNATYMDGIEDLFRKANITGWEADFAALKAQVKDYDDWVRNRIVPRTRKEVRLPEAIYVNRLANVGVDIAPDQMIERAGFDFQEVRDEMQVVANTIAARNHLPSSDYRDVIRELKKSAIAPDQLLPYYRERLKDIEGMVRAHDLVTLPAREANIRTATPAEAARSPAPFMNPPRMIGNTGEYGEFVIPLSNPNAKSKDKMNDFDFSAMAWTLTAHEARPGHELQFASMVEQGMSVARARYAFNSTNVEGWGLYSEAMILPYMPPEGQLVSLQARLLRMARALLDPQVNLGRMTPEQAKTFLMREVVLSEPFAQSEVDRYSYRMPGQATAYYYGYVKLRALKTQAEIALGERFSLKAFNDFIIAQGILPPALMKQAVLEEFIPAQQGKPSGT
- a CDS encoding zinc-dependent alcohol dehydrogenase family protein; translation: MRAYQILPGDGIDGLQCVDFPHRELGNGEVRIRVHAVSLNYRDLMVASGNYLVTVDDPIIPCSDGAGEVVATGHGVTRVQPGDRVAASFFPYWHDGPTGPDKIRHALGGDIDGMLAEEVVLDEDALVKIPPGMSFVDAATLPCAGVTAWNAIFESSNNVRPGDTVLLLGTGGVSILGLQLARAAGLSTIVTSSSDTKLQRARELGARHVINYRTTPEWQEEVLRATDGAGAHVVLEVGGQGTVNRSIASAAMGGSIAVIGGVSGFGGEVNPATLLAGAKRLVGIFVGSRAMLEKVVRFADATGLQPVVDRVFTFDQAREAYRYMASGSHFGKVVIAVA